The Eubacterium sp. MSJ-33 genomic sequence AGCGTATTATTGATGCATATCCGGCACATGGACAGTCACAGGCACGTACCCAGCTTGCGAATGTTCTCCGGGGAATCGTAACGCAACAGCTTGTCCCGATGGAGGATGGAACCGGAATGGCAATGGCAACGGAGATTCTGATCAATACAGATGCGATTGCAAACCAGATTCGTGAGAATAAGACACATCAGATTATATCTTCTATGCAGGGTGGTGCGGCTCTTGGCATGCACACACTGAATGCAGATCTGAAACGTCTGGTTCGTGAACAGAAGATTACAGAAGAAATGGCAAGAAAATATAGCACGAATGTGAAGGACTTTGAGACACAGAGATAGAGCAGGCTCAGACATGAAGCTATATGAATATTCGGGTTTGTTATGATTTTCTTGTGTTGGTACGATGGCGTTTGTGGGAATTTAAGAATTCCTTAGATACAAGCTTCCAGTCCACTCCGTAATAGAAGATCATGCAGAGACAGAAGATACTTGCAAATTGCGCCCGGTAAGTAAAGAAATAATGCAAAAAGGTGTGGTTTGCAAGTGTCAGAAACCGGATATACGGAATACAGTATAAAACTGTGAATAACCATGGCATATAATTCTTTTTTTCGTTCTTTCGGAACAGATAATACACCATTAACAATAATACAAAAACGCCGATTGCGGCGATATATCCGAATCCTTTCATGAAATTAAACGGGAATATACATGCGATATTCCGTAGAAATGCATTTATAGAAAGCACCGGCCCATGCAGGTTGCCGGCATCTCCATTTACCCGTGTGGAGGCGGATGATAAAGCCTGTGCAAAGATATTTCTTTTTAGCGCAATCGATGTAATGCTCCATTTGGCAATCCAGGAAGCCAGATAGCCGATGCCCCAGCAGCCAGAACGCGACAGAATGATTTTAAAACCGGTTTTTGCATTGGATAACCGGTTATTTTCCTGCATCAGGACAAGCAACAATGCAAGAGGAAAAAGGAGTGTAATTGTCTCTGTTGACAAGAAATCAAAATATGCGGTGATATTGCCGACAAGCAGGAAGAATAGTCCAGATACCTCCTGTTTCTTCTGATAGAGCAATATCGTAAGGATGCCTGCAATGAGCATAATCAGAAAGCACCAGATGTATTCGAGACTCATAGGAATGAACCAGAACGATACTGACAAAAGCGCAACGGACATAGCCAAAGCACAGATTGTGTGTCCGGATTTCGTCAGCTGCGTAAATAAAACGACAAATAGTAATGCCAGTATAATGGCAAAAAAGACATAAATCTGCCTGATGTTTAATATCGTTAGCAATGGACGTATGAAAATAGTTGAACCATGCCAATACCGGAAATAATCGTAGGTAGGTGTTACGTCGGAGGTTACTGCTGTATAGAGATTTTCATTTTCATTATGCGTTTCTGTATAATAATAAGAAGAAGTAAGCGGCGAGGTAACCGGATGAGCCGAATCAAAGTGATATAGGATATTCAGAAGGATCGCATCCGCATAGTGGTCGATGTTAGAGGCAGGATCCTGTTTTACCACACGATAAAATACCGGCTTTTCCAGAAAATATTCCGCTGACTCCATTGTATGTTTTCGGATGGCAGAACGCGGAATCAGGGAAACAGCGGAAAGTAAAAAAACTTCCAGAAACGTGAAAACAAGAAAAGAAACGATTCCGATGAGAATCGTTCTGCATAGGTTCCTGTGTGATTTCAAACTGTTGTTTTGCTTGAAAGAATGTTTCATATCGCCTCTCCGTGAACTTTGGTCAGTACGTGTTGAACGGTTGTAACAGGTGCCGGTTAACGGTTGGGAAGATGTGTGGCAGGAAGCGCCTTGTTCAGGTCATCCACCGGCGTCAGAAGACAGGCGCAAAAACCTTCGAGTGGCTGAAAACAGCGCACAAAAATCTCTTTGTTTATTTCCGGACTATAATCGCGGATGTAACGGCTACTACCATTGACAGCAACATCTGTATATGCAACCAGCCATTTTTTGTCAGCATTCGGAAATACTGAGAAGAAAGAATGATTCATCATTTCTTCAATCGTTTTTCCTTCGATAACTGCCATCTCATTGTTGCAATAACGGAATACAAAATCAATCCCATGTCCGTCATTGTTGAATATAAGCTCAATAACACAGAAGGCAATCGGCATATTGTCCAGAATCGAAAAACGGTTTCGGATATCGACCACTGTCTCGATGCTGTCCGCAATGCTTTGGTGTAAGGTCGCATTCAGCTTTTTGTGGGCGGCTGCCGTACGTTTCCTCCCCTGAAATTCGGCACCATCGA encodes the following:
- a CDS encoding LytTR family transcriptional regulator DNA-binding domain-containing protein, which produces MDSKILKYFKKNHIQIEDIKYLTRVDGKTCIHTMDNQTFLTYITIKDFFESLELHDFICVNKGIVVAKNQINYIEDGIYHMLDGAEFQGRKRTAAAHKKLNATLHQSIADSIETVVDIRNRFSILDNMPIAFCVIELIFNNDGHGIDFVFRYCNNEMAVIEGKTIEEMMNHSFFSVFPNADKKWLVAYTDVAVNGSSRYIRDYSPEINKEIFVRCFQPLEGFCACLLTPVDDLNKALPATHLPNR